The following proteins are co-located in the Brienomyrus brachyistius isolate T26 unplaced genomic scaffold, BBRACH_0.4 scaffold35, whole genome shotgun sequence genome:
- the LOC125721769 gene encoding LIM/homeobox protein Lhx1-like: protein MVQCAGCERPIMDRFLLNVLDRHWHIQCVQCCDCQCNLTEKCFSREGKLYCKNDFFRRFGTKCAGCGHGISPSDLVRRARSSVFHLSCFTCILCSKQLSTGEELYVVDENKFVCKDDYLNGGSEKDTNLPSVTTSSDPSLSPDSQDAQDDGKDVDVGPLSDKEAASTEPEEPSLSGKRRGPRTTIKAKQLETLKAAFASTPKPTRHIREQLAQETGLNMRVIQVWFQNRRSKERRMKQLSALGARRHAFLQSPRRMRTERLQSGELLPAGRFSVYGDFRNDYYSPGGSFDYFPPARPPTQTLVPADPGFAPSPGPLPEPPLPGQHASEEPQRFSDLLSHEPGCSPSPEPSLHTSSDAYGSSPLFTSLSIGGAGGYGAHLLPPPSEMSEGTVW from the exons ATGGTTCAATGTGCCGGCTGCGAGCGGCCTATAATGGACCGGTTTCTTCTCAATGTCCTGGACCGGCACTGGCACATCCAGTGCGTGCAGTGCTGTGACTGCCAGTGCAATTTAACCGAGAAGTGCTTCTCTCGAGAAGGCAAATTGTACTGCAAAAATGACTTCTTTCG ACGCTTTGGCACCAAGTGCGCCGGTTGCGGTCACGGCATCTCGCCCAGCGACCTGGTGCGCCGGGCGCGGAGCAGCGTCTTCCACCTGAGCTGCTTCACCTGCATCCTGTGCAGCAAGCAGCTCTCCACGGGAGAAGAGCTCTACGTCGTGGACGAGAACAAATTCGTCTGTAAAGATGACTATCTGAACGGCGGCAGCGAGAAGGACACGAACCTCCCGTCAG TTACCACGTCCAGCGATCCCAGTTTATCTCCTGATTCCCAAGACGCTCAGGATGACGGCAAAGACGTAGACGTCGGGCCGTTATCGGACAAAGAGGCAGCGAGCACCGAGCCGGAGGAGCCGAGCCTGAGCGGGAAGCGCCGCGGTCCGCGGACCACCATCAAGGCTAAGCAGCTGGAGACGCTGAAAGCCGCTTTCGCGTCCACGCCGAAGCCGACGAGGCACATCAGAGAGCAGCTGGCGCAGGAGACCGGCCTCAACATGCGCGTTATCCAG GTCTGGTTCCAGAATCGGCGGTCGAAAGAGCGGCGGATGAAGCAGCTGAGCGCCCTGGGCGCGCGGAGACACGCCTTTCTCCAGAGCCCGAGGAGGATGAGGACGGAGCGCTTGCAGTCGGGGGAGCTGCTGCCGGCCGGCCGCTTTTCAGTCTACGGAG ATTTCCGAAATGACTACTACAGTCCTGGTGGCAGCTTTGACTACTTTCCCCCGGCTCGCCCCCCCACGCAGACCCTGGTGCCGGCTGACCCAGGCTTCGCTCCTTCCCCGGGCCCCCTCCCAGAAccccccctgccaggacagcatgcCTCGGAGGAGCCCCAGCGCTTCTCGGACCTCCTGTCCCACGAGCCgggctgctcccccagcccAGAACCTTCCCTCCACACCTCCTCGGACGCCTATGGCTCCAGCCCCTTGTTCACCTCGCTGTCCATCGGCGGCGCCGGCGGCTACGGCGCTCACCTGCTCCCCCCGCCCTCAGAGATGAGCGAAGGCACCGTCTGGTAG